Proteins encoded in a region of the Isoalcanivorax pacificus W11-5 genome:
- a CDS encoding EAL domain-containing protein codes for MSTGSQLSPPSGQALSDAHTRLLVQALPMLNLVEPLAALLLLWLYHDGSTPLWQLVTWATLVISVVFLRLVAGQLLRHLDTDAASLRAWRISLLMTLVANGALFGLALVWLNPAEALFQPGAVTAQALALTMVLGLTVVAVASCGMYLPAALTYVLSALIPLALHLWLASPDYRLFSLGVLLYLVFSLLAIRRISGAARSTLSLQDSNNALIRYLDSARADAEALNEKLAREICERKEARHRLQESRDRLESTVTERTRALEQMNTELAATSQRLQLALDASNICLWDWNLVTGETFHSNFDRLLGFDDSTVGNFVEDLRKLVHPSDFPLIRQAMVDHFKGLTTQYQVVYRMQHADGRWHWIADEGRVVAWNQQGRATRMIGTRRDITEDKEAREQLRLAATVFENASEGIFIFDRNFRFLTVNDCFTRITGYQDREVVSHSVMDIGNVPENEKLYREILSALGKEGFWEGELTERRKSGERYPEWLQISAVYDESGRLTHYVGMFSDLTARKEAEERVQFLSNFDRLTGFANRNQFRERLQKCLTLSRLNRKKAALVFIDLDRFRPINDSLGHEVGDRLLKLAAERLRGCGFDEDNLARVGGDEFTLIVEQYSDPRALEHVCNKLINAMRRPFHFDQHELLLGASVGISVFPDTAQDVQTLINQADLAMHQAKRAGGNNFQFYSSDMRVASVEQLALETSLRKAIFKNEFVVHYQPKMDLGRNCITSVEALVRWQHPTMGLLPPKDFIPLAEETGLISAIGELVLERSCRQAMQWYNSGLGDICVSVNLSAHQFRKGNVLEIVDRVLETTGLPAELLELELTESLIMEDLDKNIALLQALRTRGVELSLDDFGTGYSSLSYLKRFPIDTLKIDRSFITELDQSPDDAAITRAIIDMAHSLNLRVVAEGVETDSHLEILRGMGCDSIQGYLISRPVPEAELLQLLETQKQARA; via the coding sequence GTGTCGACAGGTTCCCAGCTATCGCCGCCATCCGGCCAGGCGCTGTCCGACGCGCACACCCGGCTGCTGGTGCAGGCACTGCCGATGCTCAATCTGGTGGAACCGCTGGCAGCCCTGCTGTTGCTGTGGCTCTATCACGATGGCTCCACCCCGCTGTGGCAACTGGTCACCTGGGCCACGCTGGTGATCAGCGTGGTGTTCCTGCGGCTGGTGGCCGGCCAGTTGTTGCGGCACCTGGACACCGACGCCGCCTCGCTGCGTGCCTGGCGCATCAGCCTGCTGATGACCCTGGTCGCCAATGGCGCCCTGTTCGGGCTGGCGCTGGTCTGGCTCAATCCCGCCGAGGCCCTGTTCCAGCCCGGTGCCGTCACCGCTCAGGCACTGGCGCTGACAATGGTGCTCGGGCTGACCGTGGTCGCGGTGGCCAGCTGCGGCATGTACCTGCCCGCCGCGCTGACCTATGTGCTCAGCGCCCTGATCCCGCTGGCGCTGCATCTGTGGCTGGCATCGCCGGATTACCGGCTGTTTTCCCTCGGTGTGCTGCTGTATCTGGTGTTCAGCCTGCTGGCGATCCGTCGCATCAGCGGCGCGGCGCGCAGCACGCTGTCTTTGCAGGACAGCAACAACGCGCTGATCCGCTACCTGGACAGTGCCCGCGCGGATGCCGAGGCACTGAACGAAAAACTCGCGCGTGAAATCTGCGAGCGCAAGGAAGCCCGCCATCGTCTGCAGGAATCCCGTGACCGGCTTGAGTCCACCGTGACGGAGCGGACCCGCGCGCTGGAACAGATGAACACCGAACTGGCCGCCACCAGCCAGCGGCTGCAGCTGGCACTGGATGCCAGCAACATCTGCCTGTGGGACTGGAACCTGGTCACCGGCGAGACGTTTCATTCCAACTTCGACCGCCTGCTCGGCTTTGACGATTCCACCGTCGGCAATTTCGTCGAGGACCTGCGCAAGCTGGTGCACCCGAGTGACTTCCCATTGATCCGTCAGGCGATGGTGGATCACTTCAAGGGGCTCACCACCCAGTACCAAGTGGTGTATCGCATGCAGCACGCCGATGGCCGCTGGCACTGGATCGCCGACGAAGGCCGGGTGGTGGCCTGGAACCAGCAGGGCCGCGCCACGCGCATGATCGGCACCCGACGCGACATCACCGAGGACAAGGAAGCCCGCGAACAACTGCGGCTGGCAGCCACGGTGTTCGAAAATGCCTCCGAGGGCATCTTCATTTTCGATCGCAATTTCCGTTTCCTCACCGTCAATGACTGCTTCACTCGCATCACCGGTTATCAGGACCGCGAAGTGGTCAGCCATTCGGTGATGGACATCGGCAACGTGCCGGAGAACGAAAAACTCTACCGCGAGATCCTCTCCGCACTGGGCAAGGAAGGGTTCTGGGAAGGCGAGCTGACCGAGCGCCGCAAGAGCGGCGAGCGTTACCCGGAATGGTTGCAGATCAGCGCCGTGTACGACGAGTCCGGCCGGCTCACGCATTACGTCGGCATGTTCTCCGACCTCACCGCGCGCAAGGAAGCCGAGGAACGGGTGCAGTTTTTGTCCAACTTCGACCGCCTGACCGGCTTCGCCAACCGCAACCAGTTCCGCGAACGACTGCAGAAGTGCCTCACCCTGTCCCGCCTGAACCGCAAAAAAGCCGCTCTCGTTTTCATCGACCTGGACCGTTTCCGCCCGATCAACGATTCCCTCGGCCACGAAGTCGGCGACCGGCTGCTGAAACTGGCGGCCGAGCGCCTGCGCGGCTGCGGTTTCGATGAGGACAATCTGGCCCGCGTCGGCGGTGACGAATTCACCCTGATCGTGGAACAGTATTCCGACCCGCGTGCACTGGAGCATGTCTGCAACAAGCTGATCAACGCCATGCGCCGGCCGTTCCATTTTGACCAGCACGAGCTGCTGCTCGGCGCCAGTGTCGGCATCAGCGTGTTCCCCGACACCGCCCAGGACGTGCAGACGCTGATCAACCAGGCCGACCTGGCCATGCACCAGGCCAAGCGCGCCGGCGGCAATAACTTCCAGTTCTATTCCAGCGACATGCGTGTCGCCTCGGTAGAACAACTGGCGCTGGAAACCAGCCTGCGCAAGGCCATCTTCAAGAACGAGTTCGTGGTGCACTACCAGCCGAAGATGGACCTGGGCCGCAACTGCATCACGTCAGTGGAAGCGCTGGTGCGCTGGCAGCATCCGACCATGGGCCTGCTGCCACCGAAGGATTTTATTCCGCTGGCAGAAGAGACAGGGCTGATCAGCGCCATTGGTGAACTGGTGCTGGAACGCTCCTGCCGCCAGGCGATGCAGTGGTACAACAGCGGGCTGGGCGATATCTGCGTGTCGGTGAATCTGTCGGCGCACCAGTTCCGCAAGGGCAACGTGCTGGAAATCGTCGACCGGGTACTGGAAACCACTGGCCTGCCGGCAGAGTTGCTGGAACTGGAACTGACCGAAAGCCTGATCATGGAAGACCTGGACAAGAATATCGCCCTGCTGCAGGCTTTGCGCACCCGTGGCGTGGAGTTGTCACTGGACGATTTCGGCACCGGCTATTCCTCGCTCAGCTACCTCAAGCGCTTCCCCATCGACACCCTGAAGATCGACCGCTCCTTCATCACCGAACTCGACCAGAGCCCCGACGACGCAGCCATTACCCGCGCCATCATCGACATGGCGCACAGCCTGAACCTGCGTGTGGTGGCCGAAGGGGTGGAAACCGATTCACACCTGGAAATCCTGCGCGGCATGGGCTGCGACAGCATTCAGGGGTATCTGATCAGCCGGCCGGTGCCGGAAGCGGAGTTGCTGCAACTGCTGGAAACGCAGAAGCAGGCGCGGGCCTGA